CTCGCAGATCCTGATCGACATCACGACCGAGGGCCTGCGCCTGCAGATCGTCGACAACGAAAACCGCCCGATGTTCGACCTGGCCAGCGCGCAGCTGGTGCCGCACATGCGGGCCATCCTGCGAGAGATCGGGCCCACGCTCAACGAGCTGCCCAACAAGATCACCCTGTCGGGCCACACCGACGCCTTCGTCTACACCAACGGCGACCGCTCCTATGGCAACTGGGAGTTGTCCGCCGACCGGGCCAATGCCTCGCGGCGCGAACTGGTGATGGGCGGCATGGCGGAAAACAAGGTGCTGCGCGTGGTCGGCCTGGCCGACAGCATGCACCTGGACCGGACCAATCCGCGCAACCCGATCAACAGGCGCATCAGCATCATCCTGCTCAACCACCGCACGCAACAGCAGATCGAACACGAGAACAGCGGAAATGGCAGTGCCAGCGCCGGTGCCATCCGGCCCGCGGTGCCCAGGCCATTGCCGCTGCTGCCGCCCGCCGACCACTTCAAGGTGACCGTCAAAGGGTCGCCGGCGCCCACGCACCCCTAAGACATTGATGCCGGCACGCATGCACGCCGGTTCGGAGCAACGATGGATCTCAGTCAATTCACACAGGCATTTTTTGTCGAAGCCGTCGAGCTTCTGGCGCAGATGGAGCAACTGCTTCTCGAGCTGGACGCCGAGGCGCCCGACAGCGAGCAGCTCAACGCCATCTTCCGTGCCGCGCATTCGATCAAGGGCGGCGCGGCCACCTTCGGCTTCGTGGCGCTGACCGATACCACCCATCTGCTGGAAACCCTGCTGGACCGCGCGCGCCACGGCCAGCTCAAGCTGAGCCGCTCGATGATCGATTCATTCCTGGAAACGAAGGACGCCTTGCAAGACCAACTGATTGCCTACCAGGCCGAGAACGAACCCGACCCCGAGAGGGTGGCGCACATCTGCGAGGTGCTTCGCCAGCTGGCGCTCGAGAGCGATGGCGCCCAGGCCGCACCGGCCGCGCCCGCGCCCGTGTCCGTCGCCGCGCCCGTTGCTGCTGCCGCGGCGGTTCCCGCGCAGGGCGGGGCGCTGCGCATCAGGTTCTCGCGCCTTTCCGACAGCGAATGCGACCTGCTCGCCGACGAACTCGGCAACCTCGGCAAGCTGCTGTCGCGCACGCGCAGCGGCGACCAGCTGACGGTGCTGCTCGAAACCAGCTGCGCACCCGACGACATCGTTGCCGTGTGCTGCTTCGTCATCGACGAGTCGCAGATCGAGATCACGGCCGAACCCGCGGGCGATGCGGCTGCCGCGGCCGCGCCCGTTGCCGCGGCGCCGCCGGCACCGGCGGCTGCCGCGCCACAGCCTGCTGCAGCGCCCAGGGCACCGCCCGCTTCGGCCGCTGCGGCGGCCGCGAAGGATTCGAGCTCGATCCGCGTGGACGTGGAGAAGGTCGACCAGCTCATCAACCTGGTGGGCGAGCTGGTGATCACGCAATCGATGCTCACGCAGGCCGCCACCCTGCTCGACCCGGTCGAATGCGAGCGCTTCCTGAGCGGCCTGGGCCACCTGGAGCGCAACGCGCGCGACCTGCAGGAGTCGGTGATGTCGATCCGCATGATGCCGATGGACTACGTCTTCAGCCGCTTCCCGCGCGTGATCCGCGACGTCAGCGCCAAGCTCGGCAAGGAAGTGCGCCTGGACACCTTCGGCAAGGAGACCGAGCTCGACAAGGGCTTGATCGAACGCATCATCGATCCGCTCACGCACCTGGTGCGCAACAGCCTGGACCACGGCATCGAGACGCCGGCGCTGCGCATCGCCAAGGGCAAGGAGGCCGAAGGGCAGCTGCTGCTGTCGGCGCAGCACCATGGCGGCAACATCGTGATCGAGGTCAGCGACGACGGCGCCGGCCTGAACCGCCAGAAGATCCTGGCCAAGGCCATGCAGCAGGG
This genomic window from Variovorax paradoxus contains:
- the cheA gene encoding chemotaxis protein CheA, giving the protein MDLSQFTQAFFVEAVELLAQMEQLLLELDAEAPDSEQLNAIFRAAHSIKGGAATFGFVALTDTTHLLETLLDRARHGQLKLSRSMIDSFLETKDALQDQLIAYQAENEPDPERVAHICEVLRQLALESDGAQAAPAAPAPVSVAAPVAAAAAVPAQGGALRIRFSRLSDSECDLLADELGNLGKLLSRTRSGDQLTVLLETSCAPDDIVAVCCFVIDESQIEITAEPAGDAAAAAAPVAAAPPAPAAAAPQPAAAPRAPPASAAAAAAKDSSSIRVDVEKVDQLINLVGELVITQSMLTQAATLLDPVECERFLSGLGHLERNARDLQESVMSIRMMPMDYVFSRFPRVIRDVSAKLGKEVRLDTFGKETELDKGLIERIIDPLTHLVRNSLDHGIETPALRIAKGKEAEGQLLLSAQHHGGNIVIEVSDDGAGLNRQKILAKAMQQGLPVTDTMPDDEVWQLIFAPGFSTAEQVTDISGRGVGMDVVKRNIQEMGGHVEISSREGWGTTTRIVLPLTLAILNGMSVKVGSEAYILPLSYVIESLQPRTEHLHSITSDGHVIKVRGEYLPLIELHGVFDVAGAQTDPTQGILVIVQAGETRFALLVDELLGQHQVVVKNLETNYRKVPGISAATILGDGSVAFIIDVDAMPRIQRAHAAHATILAHAARAEPVTA
- the motB gene encoding flagellar motor protein MotB, encoding MSTEKHRVVVRRVAAHAGGGHGGGWKIAYADFMTAMMAFFLVMWLLSNTSPKQREGIAEHFRMPLKVALSGGEKSSTSISVVPGGGMDPSSRAEGEVQRADAEDDADADRLASMKERLDKLIENSPVFRQFRSQILIDITTEGLRLQIVDNENRPMFDLASAQLVPHMRAILREIGPTLNELPNKITLSGHTDAFVYTNGDRSYGNWELSADRANASRRELVMGGMAENKVLRVVGLADSMHLDRTNPRNPINRRISIILLNHRTQQQIEHENSGNGSASAGAIRPAVPRPLPLLPPADHFKVTVKGSPAPTHP